One Janthinobacterium sp. TB1-E2 genomic region harbors:
- a CDS encoding tRNA threonylcarbamoyladenosine dehydratase produces the protein MHTSTNELISMDLTEIDFERRFGGIARLYGAPALERFRAAHVCVIGVGGVGSWIVEALARSAIGRLTLIDLDNVAESNINRQIQAMSDTIGQAKITALAERIELINPFCQVTQIEDFITPDNLDQLLGGRDFDYLVDAIDNAKAKAAVIAYCRARNIPMLTIGSAGGQTDPTLIAVRDLSKTEQEPLLKRVRKLLRTEYGFPRGVKNKFNVDAVFSMEPLSTPESAEACAIDGGAPAGVTGLNCAGFGSSVVVTASFGMVAAAHALKSLRQDKLSEVPVSIPDAA, from the coding sequence ATGCATACCTCCACCAATGAACTAATTTCCATGGACTTGACCGAGATCGATTTTGAGCGGCGTTTCGGCGGCATCGCCCGCCTGTACGGCGCGCCCGCGCTGGAGCGTTTCCGCGCCGCCCATGTGTGTGTGATCGGCGTGGGCGGCGTCGGTTCCTGGATCGTCGAAGCGCTGGCGCGCAGCGCCATCGGCCGCCTGACCCTGATCGATCTCGACAATGTTGCCGAATCGAACATCAACCGCCAGATCCAGGCCATGAGCGACACCATTGGCCAGGCCAAGATCACGGCCCTGGCCGAACGCATCGAGCTGATCAATCCGTTTTGCCAGGTCACGCAGATCGAGGATTTTATTACCCCCGATAATCTGGACCAACTGCTGGGCGGGCGCGATTTCGACTACCTCGTTGATGCCATCGACAATGCCAAGGCGAAAGCGGCCGTGATCGCATATTGCCGCGCGCGCAACATTCCCATGCTGACCATCGGCAGCGCGGGCGGGCAGACGGACCCGACCCTGATCGCCGTGCGCGACCTGTCGAAAACGGAACAGGAACCGCTGCTCAAGCGAGTACGCAAACTGTTGCGTACCGAATATGGTTTTCCCCGTGGCGTGAAAAACAAATTCAATGTCGACGCCGTGTTTTCCATGGAACCGTTGAGCACGCCCGAGAGCGCCGAAGCGTGCGCCATCGATGGCGGCGCGCCCGCCGGCGTGACGGGCCTGAACTGCGCCGGCTTCGGTTCCAGCGTGGTGGTGACGGCCAGCTTCGGCATGGTGGCGGCTGCGCATGCGCTGAAAAGCTTGCGCCAGGACAAATTGTCCGAGGTGCCCGTGTCGATACCGGACGCCGCCTAG
- the pdxH gene encoding pyridoxamine 5'-phosphate oxidase has product MTSPLFDSVPGFDQPIAVLKHCHDKIRKQLTTLQKLLGHLAQHGNTADAQQAAKAVLQYFNKAAHLHHDDEEQDLMPMLQATATGDDAALLTTLVPEILADHQRMDQAWLTLRPELDAIAAGTGTQLSADGVAAYVAAYHAHMSKEEGQLAPMAKRLFSAQQMEQLGTAMQRRRGIAPDLPEVADAAAVLAAMRTDYVQSSLSETDVLADPIAQFQKWFAEAVNAQVMEPNAMDLSTVSPDGKPSSRIVLIKQFDERGFTWYTNYHSDKGQHLEHNPHAALLFFWRELERQVRIEGTVVKTTAAESDEYFNVRPLQSRLSAIASQQSAPIDSRAALESNYEAVAAAVGDAQPPRPAHWGGYRLQPERIEFWQGRRSRFHDRIVFTRGADGQWSMQRLQP; this is encoded by the coding sequence ATGACCTCTCCCCTGTTCGACTCCGTTCCCGGCTTTGACCAGCCCATCGCCGTGCTCAAGCATTGTCACGACAAGATCCGCAAGCAGCTGACGACCCTGCAAAAACTGCTGGGCCATTTGGCGCAGCACGGCAACACGGCGGATGCGCAGCAGGCGGCCAAGGCGGTGTTGCAATATTTCAATAAAGCCGCCCATCTGCACCATGACGATGAAGAGCAGGACTTGATGCCGATGCTGCAAGCGACCGCCACGGGCGACGATGCCGCCCTGCTGACGACCCTGGTGCCGGAAATCCTGGCCGACCACCAGCGCATGGACCAGGCCTGGCTGACCCTGCGCCCGGAACTGGACGCGATCGCGGCCGGTACGGGCACGCAGCTGTCCGCCGATGGCGTGGCCGCCTACGTTGCCGCCTACCATGCCCATATGAGCAAGGAAGAGGGCCAGCTGGCGCCCATGGCCAAGCGCCTGTTCAGCGCGCAGCAGATGGAGCAGCTGGGCACGGCCATGCAGCGCCGCCGCGGCATCGCGCCCGATCTGCCAGAAGTGGCGGACGCGGCCGCCGTGCTGGCCGCCATGCGCACCGATTACGTCCAGTCCAGCCTGAGCGAGACGGACGTGCTGGCCGATCCCATCGCCCAGTTCCAGAAATGGTTTGCCGAGGCCGTCAACGCGCAAGTGATGGAGCCGAACGCCATGGACTTGTCCACCGTCAGCCCTGATGGCAAGCCCAGCTCGCGCATCGTGCTGATCAAGCAGTTCGACGAGCGGGGCTTTACCTGGTACACGAATTACCACAGCGACAAGGGCCAGCATCTCGAACACAACCCGCACGCGGCGCTGCTGTTCTTCTGGCGCGAGCTGGAGCGGCAAGTGCGCATCGAGGGCACGGTGGTAAAAACCACGGCGGCCGAGAGCGACGAGTATTTCAATGTGCGTCCCCTGCAAAGCCGGCTGTCGGCGATTGCCTCGCAGCAAAGCGCGCCCATCGACAGCCGTGCCGCGCTGGAAAGCAATTACGAAGCCGTGGCCGCCGCCGTTGGCGACGCGCAGCCGCCGCGCCCGGCCCACTGGGGCGGCTACCGCCTGCAGCCGGAGCGCATCGAATTCTGGCAGGGGCGCCGTTCGCGCTTCCACGACCGCATCGTGTTTACGCGCGGTGCCGACGGGCAATGGAGCATGCAGCGCTTGCAACCATAA
- a CDS encoding SAM-dependent methyltransferase — MFVQNQLKSWIASIRSKTALPLRIELWNGQHVDLSSEAPRVTIRLPTVASARYLLNPSLANLGSAYVEGNIEVKGTAQDMISICNALARNTLKPEGKLARIVRSFTHDKSKDAEAIRYHYDVSNAFYEQFLDPGLVYSCAYFEQGDETLAQAQVKKIDHILKKIQLQPGQTLLDIGCGWGALVMRAAQQYGARCVGVTLSENQYALARERVAAAGLAHLIDIRLQDYRDVTGQFDRITSVGMFEHVGLKHLPNYFSIINKLLAPDGMAMNHGITSTDPDNGETPYGGGEFIEKYVFPHGELAHIGNVLKTMQQGGLEVLDVENLRRHYARTCALWTENFEAHAEQIRPLAGERRFRIWHVYLAGCAYAFEQDLISLYQIVCVKAGRRSSTLPWSRNYMYAQENTQETRPAPVLTP, encoded by the coding sequence TTGTTTGTACAAAACCAACTCAAGTCCTGGATCGCCAGCATCCGCAGCAAAACCGCCTTGCCGCTACGCATAGAATTGTGGAACGGCCAGCACGTCGACCTGTCCAGCGAAGCGCCCAGAGTCACCATCCGCCTGCCAACCGTCGCCTCGGCCCGCTATCTGCTGAACCCGTCGCTGGCGAATCTGGGTTCGGCCTATGTGGAAGGCAATATCGAAGTCAAGGGCACGGCCCAGGACATGATTTCCATCTGCAATGCCCTGGCACGCAATACCCTGAAGCCGGAAGGCAAGCTGGCCCGCATCGTGCGCAGCTTTACGCACGACAAGAGCAAGGATGCGGAAGCCATCCGCTATCACTACGATGTGTCGAATGCCTTCTATGAGCAGTTTCTCGACCCCGGCCTCGTGTATTCCTGCGCCTATTTCGAACAGGGCGATGAAACCCTGGCGCAGGCGCAAGTCAAGAAAATCGACCATATCCTGAAAAAAATCCAGCTGCAGCCGGGTCAGACCCTGCTCGACATCGGCTGCGGCTGGGGCGCGCTCGTCATGCGTGCCGCGCAGCAATATGGCGCCCGTTGCGTGGGCGTGACCCTGTCGGAAAACCAGTACGCGCTGGCGCGCGAGCGCGTGGCGGCGGCCGGCCTGGCGCACCTGATCGATATCCGCCTGCAAGATTACCGCGACGTGACGGGCCAGTTCGACCGCATCACCAGCGTGGGCATGTTCGAGCATGTGGGCCTGAAACATTTGCCCAACTACTTTTCCATCATCAACAAGCTGCTGGCGCCGGACGGCATGGCGATGAACCACGGCATCACCTCGACCGATCCGGACAATGGCGAAACGCCGTACGGCGGCGGCGAATTCATCGAAAAATATGTGTTCCCGCATGGCGAGCTGGCCCACATCGGCAATGTCCTGAAAACCATGCAGCAGGGGGGACTGGAAGTGCTGGACGTGGAAAACCTGCGGCGCCACTATGCGCGCACCTGCGCCCTGTGGACGGAAAATTTCGAAGCCCATGCCGAGCAGATCCGTCCGCTGGCGGGCGAACGGCGCTTCCGCATCTGGCACGTCTACCTGGCTGGTTGCGCCTATGCCTTCGAGCAAGATTTGATCAGCCTGTACCAGATCGTCTGCGTGAAGGCGGGGCGGCGTTCGTCCACCTTGCCCTGGTCGCGCAACTACATGTATGCGCAGGAGAATACGCAGGAAACAAGGCCGGCGCCCGTGCTCACGCCCTGA
- the msrA gene encoding peptide-methionine (S)-S-oxide reductase MsrA: protein MHQQTELAVFGGGCFWCLDAVYAEVRGVTRVEAGYTGGSVPNPTYEQVCTGETGHAEVVRLEFDPAVISYHDLLEIFFTLHDPTTMNRQGNDVGTQFRSVIHYQSAEQEKVARKVLAEMAGVWDAPIVTQLAPAATFYPAEEYHQNYVEQHPLQGYCALVVAPKVEKFRAMYAGRLK from the coding sequence ATGCATCAACAGACGGAATTGGCGGTATTCGGCGGTGGCTGTTTCTGGTGCCTCGATGCCGTGTACGCGGAAGTGCGCGGCGTGACGCGCGTCGAGGCCGGCTATACGGGCGGCAGCGTGCCCAACCCCACATATGAACAGGTGTGCACGGGCGAGACAGGCCACGCGGAAGTCGTGCGCCTGGAATTCGATCCCGCCGTCATCAGTTATCACGACTTGCTGGAAATCTTTTTTACTTTGCACGACCCCACCACCATGAACCGGCAAGGCAACGATGTCGGCACGCAATTTCGCTCCGTCATCCATTACCAGTCGGCGGAGCAGGAAAAGGTGGCGCGCAAGGTGCTCGCCGAGATGGCCGGCGTGTGGGATGCGCCCATCGTCACGCAGCTGGCGCCGGCAGCCACCTTTTATCCGGCCGAGGAGTACCACCAGAATTATGTCGAGCAGCATCCCTTGCAGGGCTATTGCGCGCTCGTCGTCGCGCCCAAGGTGGAGAAATTCCGCGCCATGTACGCGGGGCGCCTGAAGTAA
- a CDS encoding flavin reductase family protein: protein MNTRSPRAPAQEFDTAHFRQALSQFATGVTVITTRLADGSFRGLTASSFNSVSLSPPLVLWSLGSVANSMPIFSGNSHYVINVLGAEQAELATRFSRRTPNPFDDVEYELSRTGQPILKGASAWFECHNRSRYPEGDHVIFVGEVEQCAFAAQPPLIFHNGKFNTPPA from the coding sequence ATGAACACACGCTCTCCCCGCGCGCCAGCGCAAGAATTCGATACGGCACATTTCCGCCAGGCACTGTCGCAGTTTGCCACCGGCGTGACGGTCATTACGACGCGCCTGGCCGATGGCAGTTTCCGCGGCTTGACGGCCAGTTCCTTCAATTCCGTCTCGCTGTCGCCGCCGCTGGTGCTGTGGAGCCTCGGTTCCGTGGCGAACAGCATGCCCATCTTCAGCGGCAACTCGCATTACGTCATCAACGTGCTCGGTGCCGAGCAGGCGGAACTGGCCACGCGCTTTTCACGCCGCACCCCGAACCCGTTCGACGACGTCGAATACGAACTGTCGCGCACGGGCCAGCCCATCCTGAAAGGCGCGTCGGCCTGGTTTGAATGCCACAACCGCAGCCGCTATCCGGAAGGCGACCACGTCATTTTCGTGGGCGAAGTGGAACAATGCGCGTTTGCCGCGCAACCGCCCTTGATCTTCCACAATGGGAAGTTCAATACACCGCCAGCCTGA
- a CDS encoding OmpW/AlkL family protein, translated as MKNRLNTAVRVLAAAAAMAMATGASAQSAGTWMVKAGVNKITPHVDSGDISAPALPNTKADVKADTKPILTFAYMITDNISAEMILGVPYKHELVGDGSIKGTGKLGTAEALPPTAFIQYRFFQPNAMIRPYVGAGLTYAYFQKEKGSGQMTALLDPGGKPVTYRLDNKLAGSLVVGSTLAINERWFADVAVVKTFLKTKAKFSTGQTQSITLDPLAVSVSIGYNFTL; from the coding sequence ATGAAGAATCGTTTGAATACCGCTGTACGCGTGCTGGCCGCGGCCGCCGCGATGGCCATGGCGACGGGCGCTTCGGCGCAAAGCGCAGGCACCTGGATGGTCAAGGCCGGCGTCAACAAGATCACGCCGCACGTCGACAGTGGCGACATTTCCGCGCCGGCATTGCCGAACACCAAGGCCGACGTCAAGGCGGACACCAAGCCCATCCTGACCTTTGCCTACATGATCACGGACAATATTTCCGCTGAAATGATCCTGGGCGTGCCGTACAAGCATGAGCTGGTCGGCGATGGTTCCATCAAGGGTACGGGCAAGCTGGGGACGGCGGAAGCCTTGCCGCCGACGGCCTTCATCCAGTACCGTTTCTTCCAGCCCAATGCGATGATCCGTCCTTACGTGGGCGCGGGTTTGACATATGCCTATTTCCAGAAAGAAAAAGGCTCGGGCCAGATGACGGCCTTGCTCGATCCGGGTGGAAAACCGGTCACCTATCGCCTGGACAACAAGCTGGCAGGCAGCCTGGTGGTTGGCAGCACCCTGGCGATCAACGAGCGCTGGTTTGCCGACGTGGCCGTGGTCAAGACTTTCCTGAAAACCAAGGCGAAATTCTCGACGGGGCAGACGCAGAGCATCACGCTCGACCCGCTCGCCGTGAGTGTCAGCATCGGGTATAACTTTACCCTGTAA
- a CDS encoding SGNH/GDSL hydrolase family protein has translation MHQTKFALAVLAAAVLAGCGGASGGDQALKVKYTAQVSFGDSLSDVGSYAVGTVQAKGGGKFTINGDNTKINPELTGKNWTEHLAAQFGLAAPCAAETGLEGNASQGLSVPRVKHAGCYGYAMGGSRVTNPVGPNNKLTGSPLGALTVPVVTQIANHLAVSGGKFSGTEAVFVMAGGNDVLFQLGALQAGATAAGQAAGAAAGAQAFATNLAMALAAGATTPATAAAAIGAAIKTASAAPGATSTTIVGAAVQAAVIAGNTNAPTLAPALAAKAQADATVTGNAAGAKAGADYAVAQGPTLVAAMKQAGTELVALVKDQIIAKGANYVIVNNLPDVAGTPSGLSKDANTKALINAMVSAFNGELSGGLNGNAKVLLVDVFAVSHDQATNPGPYGLTNVSETACDLSAPGNILGSSLVCNGTNLKAGDVSHYSYADDVHPTPFNNLLLARYVAKDMVVRGWL, from the coding sequence ATGCATCAAACAAAATTCGCGCTGGCCGTGCTGGCTGCGGCTGTCCTGGCAGGTTGCGGCGGCGCCAGTGGCGGTGATCAAGCCTTGAAAGTCAAATACACGGCGCAGGTGTCGTTCGGCGACAGCCTGTCCGATGTCGGCTCGTATGCCGTGGGTACGGTGCAGGCCAAAGGTGGCGGCAAGTTCACCATCAATGGCGACAATACCAAGATCAATCCTGAACTGACGGGCAAGAACTGGACCGAGCACCTGGCCGCGCAATTCGGCCTGGCCGCGCCATGCGCCGCCGAGACGGGTCTGGAGGGGAATGCGTCGCAAGGCCTTTCCGTACCGCGCGTCAAGCATGCCGGCTGCTACGGCTACGCCATGGGCGGTTCGCGCGTCACCAACCCCGTCGGTCCGAACAACAAATTGACGGGCAGTCCGCTGGGCGCCCTGACCGTCCCCGTGGTGACGCAGATCGCGAACCACCTGGCCGTTTCCGGCGGCAAGTTCAGCGGCACGGAAGCCGTTTTCGTGATGGCCGGCGGCAATGACGTGCTGTTCCAGCTGGGCGCATTGCAAGCAGGCGCGACCGCTGCTGGCCAGGCTGCCGGCGCGGCCGCTGGCGCCCAGGCTTTCGCCACCAACCTGGCCATGGCTCTGGCCGCTGGCGCCACCACCCCTGCGACGGCAGCAGCTGCCATCGGCGCCGCCATCAAGACGGCCAGCGCCGCGCCGGGCGCCACGTCGACGACCATCGTCGGCGCCGCCGTGCAAGCCGCCGTGATTGCCGGCAATACGAATGCCCCAACCCTGGCCCCCGCCCTGGCCGCCAAGGCGCAAGCCGATGCGACGGTGACGGGTAACGCTGCCGGCGCCAAGGCCGGTGCCGATTACGCCGTGGCTCAGGGACCGACGCTGGTTGCCGCCATGAAACAAGCGGGTACCGAACTGGTGGCGCTGGTCAAGGACCAGATCATCGCCAAGGGCGCCAACTATGTCATCGTCAACAATCTGCCTGACGTGGCCGGTACGCCGTCGGGCCTGAGCAAGGATGCCAATACCAAGGCGCTCATCAACGCCATGGTCAGCGCTTTCAACGGCGAACTCAGTGGCGGCCTGAACGGCAACGCGAAAGTCTTGCTGGTCGACGTGTTTGCCGTCAGCCATGACCAGGCCACCAACCCTGGCCCGTATGGCTTGACCAACGTCAGCGAGACGGCGTGCGACTTGAGCGCGCCAGGCAATATTCTGGGCAGCTCGCTGGTCTGCAATGGCACGAACCTGAAAGCGGGCGACGTCAGCCACTACTCGTATGCCGATGATGTGCATCCTACGCCGTTCAACAACCTGCTGCTGGCACGTTATGTGGCCAAGGACATGGTTGTGCGCGGCTGGCTGTAA
- a CDS encoding L-threonylcarbamoyladenylate synthase, protein MSVPAQDLAAAAAVLEEGGLVAFPTETVYGLGADAENPAAVARIYEAKGRPSDHPVIVHVAPGADLAHWSDDIPVEAEQLVAAFWPGPLTLIVKRAAHIPDAVSGGQDTVGLRCPSHPVAIELLRTFKGGKGGLAAPSANKFGNVSPTTAQHVRDEFAAELDSGLLGAVLDGGQSDVGIESTIVDLSRLATHGPVLLRPGHISSEQIAAVIGRAPAVADAAAPRASGTLESHYAPHTPVAMQHSDDVSATLNRLLNDGRRVALIHYSDLPPASASVRLAAKPENYAHALYASLRTMDQVGAELILVEAPPTGPEWLGVNDRLRRAAFGSSGILQQFLSV, encoded by the coding sequence GTGAGCGTGCCCGCACAAGACCTGGCGGCGGCCGCTGCCGTGCTGGAAGAGGGCGGCCTCGTCGCCTTCCCGACGGAAACCGTGTATGGCCTGGGCGCCGATGCGGAAAACCCGGCCGCCGTGGCGCGCATCTATGAAGCCAAGGGCCGTCCCTCGGACCACCCCGTGATCGTGCACGTGGCGCCTGGGGCCGACCTGGCGCACTGGTCCGACGATATTCCTGTCGAGGCCGAACAACTGGTGGCCGCTTTCTGGCCCGGTCCGCTGACCCTGATCGTCAAGCGCGCCGCGCATATCCCCGACGCCGTGTCCGGCGGCCAGGATACGGTGGGTTTGCGCTGCCCGTCGCACCCGGTGGCTATCGAATTGCTACGCACTTTCAAGGGCGGCAAGGGCGGCCTGGCCGCGCCGTCGGCAAACAAATTCGGCAACGTCAGCCCCACCACGGCGCAGCACGTGCGCGATGAATTCGCGGCGGAACTCGACAGCGGCTTGCTGGGCGCGGTGCTCGATGGCGGGCAGAGCGACGTGGGCATCGAGTCGACCATCGTCGACCTGTCGCGCCTGGCCACACATGGTCCCGTATTGTTGCGTCCCGGCCATATCAGCAGCGAGCAGATCGCCGCCGTCATCGGCCGCGCACCGGCTGTTGCCGATGCAGCCGCGCCGCGCGCCTCGGGTACCCTGGAATCGCATTACGCGCCACATACGCCTGTTGCGATGCAGCACAGCGATGACGTGAGCGCCACCTTGAACCGCCTGCTCAACGACGGGCGCCGCGTGGCCCTGATCCATTACTCGGATCTGCCGCCGGCCAGCGCCAGCGTGCGCCTGGCCGCCAAGCCGGAAAACTACGCACATGCGCTGTATGCCTCGCTGCGCACGATGGACCAGGTCGGCGCCGAACTGATACTCGTCGAAGCGCCTCCGACCGGCCCTGAGTGGCTGGGCGTCAATGACCGTTTGCGGCGTGCCGCGTTCGGCTCAAGTGGTATCTTGCAGCAATTCCTGTCCGTCTGA
- a CDS encoding 5-(carboxyamino)imidazole ribonucleotide synthase — MNSKSTSPLLPAANPPAWLGVMGGGQLGRMFAQAAQSMGYQVAVLEPSDACPAGQVAQRLINAGYSDAAGLDALAAQCLAVTTEFENVPADSLSRLAERVFVAPNAHGVSVAQNRIAEKRFFVDCAAKSGVLPAPHMVIATQDDIDAIGDDLLPGILKTVRMGYDGKGQFRVRTRDEVRAAFAEMGQVTCLLEKMLPLAYEVSVLTARGVDGESVVYPIAENVHRDGVLFTTTVPGPNVSDDCATKAQRAAQAMVAELGYVGVLCIEFFVLEDGSLVVNEMAPRPHNSGHYTMDACVTSQFAQQVRAMARLPLGDVRQHSPAVMLNILGDAWFAGDSDVVTEPAWDQVLALPGACLHLYGKDDPRRGRKMGHLTFIAATLPQAQQRLRDACLILGIAP, encoded by the coding sequence ATGAATAGTAAATCGACTTCCCCATTGCTGCCCGCCGCCAATCCACCGGCGTGGCTGGGCGTGATGGGTGGCGGCCAGCTCGGCCGCATGTTTGCCCAGGCGGCCCAGAGCATGGGCTATCAGGTGGCCGTACTGGAACCATCGGACGCCTGCCCTGCGGGGCAGGTGGCGCAGCGCCTCATCAATGCTGGCTACAGCGATGCAGCCGGTCTCGACGCTCTGGCGGCGCAATGCCTGGCCGTCACCACGGAATTCGAGAATGTGCCGGCCGACAGCCTGTCGCGCCTGGCCGAACGCGTGTTCGTGGCGCCGAACGCCCATGGCGTATCGGTGGCGCAGAACCGCATCGCGGAAAAGCGTTTCTTTGTCGACTGCGCGGCCAAGTCGGGCGTGCTGCCGGCGCCGCACATGGTGATCGCCACGCAAGACGATATCGACGCCATCGGCGACGACTTGTTGCCGGGTATCTTGAAAACCGTGCGCATGGGCTATGACGGCAAGGGCCAGTTCCGCGTGCGCACGCGCGACGAGGTGCGCGCCGCCTTTGCGGAAATGGGACAAGTAACTTGCCTGTTGGAAAAGATGCTGCCGCTGGCGTATGAAGTGTCCGTGCTGACGGCGCGCGGCGTGGATGGCGAATCGGTCGTCTATCCGATCGCCGAGAATGTGCACCGCGACGGCGTCTTGTTTACCACCACCGTGCCGGGCCCGAACGTGTCCGACGATTGCGCCACCAAGGCGCAGCGCGCGGCGCAAGCCATGGTGGCCGAACTCGGTTACGTCGGCGTGCTGTGCATCGAATTTTTCGTGCTGGAAGACGGCAGCCTGGTGGTCAATGAAATGGCGCCGCGCCCGCATAACAGCGGCCACTACACGATGGATGCCTGCGTTACGAGCCAGTTCGCGCAGCAGGTGCGGGCCATGGCGCGCTTGCCGCTGGGCGACGTGCGCCAGCATTCGCCGGCCGTGATGCTCAACATCCTCGGCGACGCCTGGTTTGCCGGCGACAGCGATGTGGTCACTGAACCGGCGTGGGACCAGGTGCTGGCGTTGCCGGGCGCCTGTCTGCATCTATATGGCAAGGACGATCCGCGCCGTGGCCGCAAGATGGGCCATTTGACCTTCATCGCCGCCACGTTGCCGCAGGCGCAGCAGCGGTTGCGCGACGCTTGCCTGATCCTGGGAATCGCGCCGTGA
- the purE gene encoding 5-(carboxyamino)imidazole ribonucleotide mutase — MIEQNKPLVGVIMGSSSDWDVMQNAVAMLKQFGVPYEAQVISAHRMPDEMYAYAKSARARGLRAIIAGAGGAAHLPGMVAAMTIVPVLGVPVPSKYLRGEDSMLSILQMPKGVPVATFAIGEAGAANAALTAVAMLAANDDALAERLEAFRATQTAAAKAMVLPD; from the coding sequence ATGATTGAGCAAAACAAGCCGCTGGTCGGCGTCATCATGGGCTCGTCTTCGGATTGGGACGTGATGCAGAACGCGGTCGCCATGCTGAAACAGTTTGGCGTGCCGTACGAAGCGCAAGTCATTTCCGCGCACCGCATGCCCGACGAGATGTATGCGTACGCGAAAAGCGCGCGCGCGCGCGGTTTGCGTGCCATCATCGCCGGCGCCGGCGGCGCGGCCCACCTGCCTGGCATGGTGGCGGCGATGACCATCGTGCCCGTGCTGGGTGTGCCCGTGCCGTCGAAATACTTGCGCGGCGAAGATTCCATGCTGTCCATCCTGCAAATGCCCAAGGGCGTGCCAGTGGCCACCTTCGCCATCGGTGAAGCGGGCGCGGCGAATGCGGCGCTGACGGCGGTAGCGATGCTTGCCGCCAATGACGACGCCCTGGCCGAGCGCCTGGAAGCGTTCCGTGCCACGCAAACGGCCGCCGCCAAGGCCATGGTCTTGCCTGATTAA
- a CDS encoding phosphoribosylaminoimidazolesuccinocarboxamide synthase has protein sequence MNSLYQTSIHSLPLLGHGKVRDNYAVGDDKILIVTTDRLSAFDVVMNEPIPGKGKVLNQMSDFWFEKLGHIVPNHLTGVAPESVVAPEEVEQVKGRAVVAKRLKPIMVEAVVRGYIIGSGWKDYQDTGSICGIKLPAGLQQAEKLPEPIFTPAAKAELGEHDENISFAEMEERIGAELAAKMRDVAIQLYKTAAEYAATRGIIIADTKFEFGLDDNGVMHLMDEVLTADSSRFWPADSYQPGISPPSFDKQFVRDYLETLTWGKTAPAPALPADVIEKTQAKYFEAIERLTGEKLKA, from the coding sequence ATGAACAGCCTCTATCAGACTTCCATCCACTCCCTGCCATTGCTGGGCCACGGCAAGGTCCGCGACAATTACGCCGTTGGCGACGACAAGATCCTGATCGTCACCACGGACCGCCTGTCGGCCTTCGATGTCGTCATGAACGAGCCTATCCCCGGCAAGGGCAAGGTTCTCAACCAGATGAGCGATTTCTGGTTCGAGAAACTGGGCCATATCGTGCCGAACCACCTGACCGGCGTGGCGCCGGAATCCGTGGTGGCGCCCGAGGAAGTGGAACAAGTCAAGGGCCGCGCCGTCGTGGCCAAGCGCTTGAAACCGATCATGGTCGAGGCGGTCGTGCGCGGCTACATCATCGGTTCGGGCTGGAAAGATTACCAGGACACGGGCAGCATCTGCGGCATCAAGCTGCCAGCGGGCCTGCAACAGGCGGAAAAATTGCCGGAGCCGATCTTCACGCCGGCGGCCAAGGCCGAGCTGGGCGAGCATGACGAAAACATCAGCTTTGCTGAAATGGAAGAGCGCATCGGCGCGGAACTGGCCGCCAAGATGCGCGACGTCGCCATTCAACTCTACAAGACGGCCGCCGAATACGCTGCCACGCGCGGCATCATCATCGCCGACACCAAGTTCGAATTCGGCCTGGACGACAATGGCGTCATGCATTTGATGGATGAAGTGCTGACGGCCGACTCGTCGCGCTTCTGGCCCGCCGATTCGTATCAGCCTGGCATTTCGCCACCGTCGTTCGACAAGCAATTCGTGCGCGACTACCTGGAAACGCTGACCTGGGGCAAGACCGCACCGGCGCCAGCGCTGCCGGCCGACGTCATCGAAAAAACCCAGGCCAAGTACTTCGAAGCCATCGAACGCCTGACGGGCGAGAAGCTGAAGGCCTGA